One window from the genome of Microbulbifer sp. ALW1 encodes:
- a CDS encoding alpha-L-glutamate ligase-like protein, with translation MQLPSFFRGGLVSPFQLRKIGVLGMNARNVRYIARYNDRDKYPIVDDKLNTKRQAKRFRIPVPELIAAFETQPSRTRVMQVIEPLEKFVIKPARGSGGKGILVIVGRDGDDYLKPSGNRVTALDIQRHVSNVHSGLYSLGGKPDRVMIEALVDFDPIFDKYSFEGVPDIRVIVFRGFPVMAMLRCSTHDSDGKANLHQGAVGVGIDLATGKASHAVQRGIRVDIHPDTQMPFSDLEVPGWAELVRLAASCYEMTGLGYLGCDIVLDRKRGPLLLEANARPGLAIQIANGIGLRTRLEHIESMEMEQLEKNVEERVAYSMDYFAAPGSM, from the coding sequence ATGCAGTTGCCGTCCTTTTTCCGCGGCGGGCTGGTCTCGCCATTCCAGTTGCGCAAAATTGGTGTGTTGGGTATGAATGCGCGTAACGTGCGTTATATCGCACGTTACAACGACCGGGACAAATACCCGATTGTCGATGACAAACTCAACACCAAGCGCCAGGCCAAGCGTTTCCGTATTCCGGTCCCCGAGCTGATTGCGGCCTTTGAAACCCAGCCCAGCCGCACCCGGGTTATGCAGGTGATCGAGCCGCTGGAAAAGTTCGTGATCAAGCCGGCGCGCGGCTCTGGCGGCAAGGGTATTCTGGTTATTGTCGGGCGCGATGGCGACGATTACCTCAAGCCCTCGGGAAACAGGGTGACGGCACTGGATATCCAGCGCCATGTCAGTAATGTGCACAGTGGCCTCTACAGCCTCGGTGGTAAGCCCGACCGGGTGATGATCGAAGCACTGGTGGATTTCGATCCGATTTTTGACAAGTATTCCTTCGAAGGCGTGCCCGATATCCGCGTGATTGTATTTCGCGGTTTTCCGGTGATGGCCATGCTGCGATGTTCCACGCACGACTCCGATGGCAAGGCGAACCTGCACCAGGGCGCTGTGGGGGTGGGAATTGACCTCGCCACTGGCAAAGCCTCCCATGCGGTGCAGCGCGGTATCCGGGTGGATATTCACCCCGATACCCAAATGCCGTTTTCCGATCTTGAGGTGCCGGGCTGGGCGGAACTGGTGCGCCTGGCGGCCAGCTGCTATGAAATGACCGGCCTCGGTTACCTCGGCTGCGACATAGTCCTCGACCGCAAGCGCGGCCCTCTGTTACTGGAGGCCAATGCCCGTCCGGGTCTTGCGATCCAGATTGCCAATGGCATCGGCTTGCGCACCCGCCTTGAGCATATTGAGTCGATGGAGATGGAGCAGCTGGAGAAAAACGTGGAAGAGCGGGTGGCATACTCCATGGACTATTTTGCCGCACCCGGCTCGATGTAA
- a CDS encoding UUP1 family membrane protein, whose amino-acid sequence MSPRAQVYILAALLALMGAGLTIYKHFELGFPLLPGEYRTVWTIEAKVGFTADGGPVKAALTLPRAQRNMEVLGETFSSSGYGFNIIRADDEYRAVWAKRHAAGSQSLFYQLDVHQTPGAALEQPLDLSTEVTKPLLGAREQEAVRQAIFSLVETARERSSDIRTFTSELLIALGDNRNQDRNLIFGYYRDQSFVDVSLLVLAAADIPAHRIRGLYLEDDRRRLDPEDLLEIYDGKRWVVFEPLSGSPGVPKNFFIWQRGGKSLLDVEGGRNSKVTFSVISNDVPARDVAMLSTSQEKEALVDFSIYSLPIEQQSIFKLILLVPVGALVVVLLRVFVGLRTSGTFMPVLLAIAFIETQLLTGLSIFVLILILGLWVRFYLSRLNLLLVARIAAVVVTVVILMGAISVVSYKLGIEQALTVTFFPMIILAWTIERMSIVWEEDGPYEVVVQAGGSLLVAVLAWWVMTNRFIEHWTFNFPELLLVLLGVILIIGNYTGFRLGELARFRQLVR is encoded by the coding sequence ATGTCGCCACGGGCTCAGGTCTATATTCTCGCCGCGCTGCTCGCACTGATGGGCGCCGGCCTCACCATCTATAAACATTTTGAACTGGGCTTCCCTCTGTTGCCCGGTGAATACCGCACCGTCTGGACTATCGAAGCCAAAGTAGGCTTTACCGCGGACGGCGGTCCTGTCAAAGCGGCCCTCACCTTGCCGCGCGCTCAGCGCAATATGGAAGTGCTGGGGGAAACCTTCAGTTCATCCGGCTACGGGTTCAATATCATTCGTGCCGATGACGAATATCGTGCGGTCTGGGCCAAGCGTCACGCGGCGGGGTCGCAATCCCTGTTTTATCAGCTGGATGTGCATCAGACACCCGGCGCAGCACTGGAACAGCCCCTCGATCTGAGTACGGAAGTCACCAAGCCCTTGCTCGGTGCCCGTGAGCAGGAAGCGGTGCGCCAGGCGATTTTCTCGCTGGTGGAAACCGCACGTGAGCGCTCCTCCGATATTCGCACCTTCACCTCCGAATTGCTGATTGCCCTGGGTGACAATCGCAATCAGGACCGCAACCTGATCTTCGGCTATTACCGCGATCAGTCCTTTGTGGATGTGTCGCTGCTGGTGCTGGCTGCCGCGGATATTCCCGCGCACCGGATTCGCGGGCTTTACCTGGAAGATGACCGGCGCCGCCTGGATCCGGAAGACCTGCTGGAAATCTATGACGGCAAGCGCTGGGTAGTATTCGAGCCGCTGAGCGGTTCTCCAGGGGTGCCGAAAAACTTCTTTATCTGGCAGCGCGGCGGTAAGAGCCTGTTGGATGTGGAAGGCGGGCGCAATTCCAAGGTCACCTTCTCGGTAATCTCCAACGATGTGCCGGCCCGCGATGTGGCCATGCTCAGCACCAGCCAGGAGAAAGAAGCCCTGGTGGACTTCTCCATTTACAGCTTGCCCATCGAGCAGCAGAGCATCTTCAAGCTGATCCTGCTGGTGCCGGTGGGTGCCCTGGTGGTAGTTCTGTTGCGCGTTTTTGTGGGCTTGCGCACTTCCGGTACCTTCATGCCGGTACTGTTGGCCATTGCCTTTATTGAAACCCAGCTGCTCACCGGCCTGTCCATTTTTGTGCTGATCCTGATTCTGGGGCTGTGGGTGCGCTTCTATTTAAGCCGGCTCAACCTGCTCCTTGTGGCGAGGATCGCCGCCGTGGTGGTGACGGTGGTGATATTGATGGGCGCCATCAGCGTGGTGAGCTACAAGCTGGGTATCGAGCAGGCGCTGACGGTGACTTTCTTCCCGATGATCATTCTCGCCTGGACCATCGAGCGCATGTCCATCGTGTGGGAAGAGGATGGCCCTTACGAAGTGGTGGTGCAGGCCGGCGGCAGTCTGCTGGTGGCAGTGCTCGCCTGGTGGGTAATGACCAACCGCTTTATTGAACACTGGACATTCAACTTCCCGGAATTGCTGCTGGTACTGCTGGGGGTAATCCTGATCATCGGCAACTACACCGGTTTCCGCCTTGGTGAACTGGCGCGCTTCCGCCAGCTGGTGCGCTAA
- a CDS encoding RimK/LysX family protein, whose protein sequence is MPLVCFLLVAQLLAGCQNLPDIGAGTPATDESPTLTTADFDPSLCPAAETVVCAEPEVKVVERVIERNFEKVVEVPVAKDKLVLGSEELFTVEPGGVRLRALVDTGAATCSLSVLDLTPFERDGSEWVRFKLGDGSDVEPVNVELPIKRHVRVARPGFDRQRRPIVDMSLTVGEVTHMVEVNLIERGEFEFPLLVGRNFLKDAAVVDVSRKQVQGKPQLPSFSK, encoded by the coding sequence TTGCCTTTAGTTTGCTTTTTACTGGTTGCGCAGCTGCTTGCCGGTTGCCAGAACCTGCCAGATATCGGTGCCGGAACCCCGGCAACGGATGAATCCCCGACCCTGACAACCGCCGATTTCGATCCGAGTCTCTGCCCTGCGGCGGAAACCGTGGTGTGTGCTGAGCCCGAAGTCAAAGTGGTGGAGCGGGTGATTGAGCGCAATTTCGAAAAAGTGGTGGAAGTGCCGGTTGCCAAAGACAAGCTGGTGCTGGGTTCGGAAGAGCTGTTTACCGTGGAGCCGGGCGGCGTGCGCCTGCGCGCACTGGTGGATACCGGCGCAGCGACTTGTTCGCTGAGTGTGCTGGACCTGACCCCATTCGAGCGCGATGGCAGCGAGTGGGTACGCTTTAAGCTGGGTGACGGCAGTGATGTCGAACCTGTCAATGTCGAGCTGCCCATCAAGCGCCATGTGCGGGTTGCCCGCCCGGGTTTCGATCGCCAGCGCCGCCCCATTGTCGACATGAGCCTCACCGTGGGTGAGGTGACCCATATGGTCGAGGTCAACCTGATCGAGCGCGGGGAGTTTGAGTTCCCACTGCTGGTGGGGCGCAACTTCCTGAAAGACGCCGCAGTAGTGGATGTCAGCCGCAAACAGGTACAGGGTAAGCCGCAATTGCCTTCCTTTAGCAAATAA
- a CDS encoding YqcC family protein: MKSIYPDIATLLLELEAELRTLNLWDEEWPSPEALASTQPFCVDTLTLPQWLQFVFLPRMSHLVEFEQPLPQKCGVAPMAEEFFRGGELPVAALVRKLSEIDERLEQGEG; the protein is encoded by the coding sequence ATGAAGTCGATTTACCCCGATATTGCCACCCTGTTACTGGAGCTGGAAGCGGAGCTGCGTACGCTCAATCTATGGGATGAAGAGTGGCCTTCGCCAGAAGCCCTGGCCAGCACCCAACCCTTTTGCGTGGATACCCTGACACTGCCACAGTGGTTGCAGTTTGTCTTTTTGCCGCGCATGAGCCACTTGGTGGAGTTCGAGCAACCACTGCCGCAGAAATGCGGTGTAGCGCCCATGGCAGAGGAGTTTTTCCGCGGTGGCGAGCTGCCGGTGGCCGCGTTGGTGCGCAAGCTGTCCGAGATCGACGAGCGCCTGGAGCAGGGCGAGGGCTGA
- the dinG gene encoding ATP-dependent DNA helicase DinG, which yields MLSDKDKESIQTAYRQFLNGRELKARYGQKLMIASIARALGGIQRNGAGERDHGKTDGQHICVVEAGTGTGKTVSYLLAAIPMAIAHDKTLVVSTATVALQEQIIYKDLPELIRHSGLKFEVSLAKGRGRYLCLSKLDQLLTELTSSGVGASLALYEDEKPQVDEVGIKLYREMADQLSTGSWDGDRDNWKDTIESEDWSRVTTDHRQCSGRRCPHVSSCSFFRARESLGKSRVIVANHDLLLADLALGGGAILPPPEDTIYVLDEAHHLPDKALNHFAHHSRVGATTGWLDQANKNLSQLLGEIGDGGELDRAGEDLPALFTSAKQKLEMAWPLLEDLCDFEEERGRSGANGPGRSARHRFEGGVVPESLMQLADQLREDFDEMEALLSKMVQVAQRMMEDAHSPVPIVDLERWYPVLGSWHGRAEANLELWANYSRVDEGSVPQARWVTLVDWGGSFDFEVCSSPILAGKTLEYSLWRRCYGAVLTSATLTALGRFDRLKMRAGTPDNASYEVVPSPFDFSRAELRVPRDAVEANNADLHTDAVIEALPGLLDTSTESSGGNGALVLFASRRQMETVYESLPGTWRNRILMQGQQSRQQLLDSHKKSIDSGGHSVLFGLASFAEGLDLPGNYCSHVVIAKLPFAVPDDPIEAALAEWIEAKGGNPFMQITVPDAALKLVQACGRLLRTESDSGTITLLDRRIVTKRYGRAMLDSLPPFRRGIN from the coding sequence GTGCTCAGCGATAAAGACAAAGAATCCATCCAAACCGCCTATCGTCAGTTTCTCAACGGTCGCGAACTGAAAGCCCGTTATGGGCAGAAACTGATGATTGCCTCGATCGCCCGCGCCCTGGGCGGAATCCAGCGCAATGGCGCCGGTGAGCGGGATCACGGCAAGACCGATGGCCAGCACATTTGCGTGGTCGAGGCGGGCACCGGTACCGGTAAGACGGTCTCCTACCTGCTGGCCGCGATCCCCATGGCCATCGCCCACGACAAGACGTTAGTGGTTTCCACGGCCACGGTCGCGCTTCAGGAGCAGATCATCTACAAAGATCTGCCCGAACTCATCCGCCACTCCGGTCTCAAGTTTGAAGTCTCCCTGGCCAAGGGCCGCGGCCGCTACCTGTGCCTGTCGAAACTCGACCAGCTGCTGACCGAGCTGACCTCCAGCGGCGTCGGTGCTTCCCTGGCACTGTACGAAGACGAAAAGCCGCAGGTCGATGAGGTGGGGATCAAGCTGTACCGGGAAATGGCTGATCAGCTCTCCACCGGCAGCTGGGATGGCGACCGCGATAACTGGAAAGACACCATCGAGTCGGAAGACTGGAGCCGCGTCACCACCGATCACCGTCAGTGCAGCGGCCGTCGCTGCCCCCATGTCAGCAGCTGTAGTTTCTTCCGCGCCCGCGAAAGCCTCGGTAAAAGCCGGGTGATTGTTGCTAATCACGATCTTCTGCTGGCGGATTTGGCCCTGGGTGGCGGCGCGATTCTGCCGCCGCCGGAAGACACTATCTATGTCCTCGATGAGGCGCATCACCTGCCGGACAAGGCTCTGAACCACTTTGCCCACCACAGCCGCGTCGGTGCCACCACCGGCTGGCTGGACCAGGCGAACAAGAACCTGAGCCAGTTGCTGGGTGAAATCGGTGATGGCGGTGAACTGGATCGAGCGGGTGAAGACTTGCCCGCGCTGTTCACTTCCGCCAAGCAGAAACTGGAAATGGCCTGGCCGCTGCTGGAAGACCTGTGTGACTTCGAAGAGGAGCGCGGCCGCTCTGGTGCCAATGGCCCCGGGCGCAGTGCCCGTCACCGCTTTGAGGGTGGCGTGGTGCCGGAGTCCCTGATGCAGCTGGCCGATCAGCTGCGAGAAGACTTCGATGAAATGGAAGCCTTGCTCAGCAAGATGGTGCAGGTGGCCCAGCGCATGATGGAAGACGCCCACAGCCCCGTACCTATTGTCGATCTGGAGCGCTGGTACCCGGTACTCGGCAGCTGGCACGGTCGCGCCGAGGCTAATCTGGAGCTCTGGGCCAATTATTCGAGAGTGGATGAGGGTTCCGTACCCCAGGCGCGCTGGGTAACACTGGTGGACTGGGGTGGCTCTTTTGATTTCGAGGTATGCAGTTCTCCCATCCTCGCGGGCAAGACACTGGAGTACAGCCTGTGGCGTCGCTGCTACGGAGCCGTGTTGACCTCCGCCACCCTGACCGCCTTGGGGCGCTTCGACCGGCTGAAAATGCGCGCCGGCACGCCGGACAATGCCAGTTATGAAGTCGTGCCCAGCCCGTTTGATTTTTCCCGCGCGGAATTGCGTGTTCCCAGGGATGCGGTAGAGGCGAATAACGCAGACCTGCACACGGACGCGGTGATTGAAGCGCTGCCGGGGCTGCTCGATACCTCGACGGAATCGTCCGGTGGCAATGGCGCGCTGGTGCTGTTTGCATCGCGTCGGCAGATGGAAACCGTCTACGAATCCCTGCCGGGCACCTGGCGCAATCGCATCCTGATGCAGGGGCAGCAGTCCCGGCAGCAGCTGCTCGACAGCCACAAAAAAAGTATCGATAGCGGCGGCCACAGTGTGCTCTTTGGCCTCGCCAGTTTTGCTGAAGGCCTGGATTTACCGGGTAATTACTGCAGTCATGTGGTGATTGCCAAGCTGCCCTTTGCGGTGCCGGATGATCCCATCGAAGCGGCACTGGCGGAGTGGATCGAAGCCAAAGGCGGCAATCCGTTTATGCAGATCACCGTCCCTGATGCTGCCCTCAAACTGGTACAGGCCTGCGGTCGCTTGCTGCGCACCGAATCGGACAGTGGCACCATCACCTTGCTGGACCGGCGGATTGTTACCAAGCGCTACGGTCGTGCCATGCTGGATTCGTTGCCGCCATTCCGGCGCGGAATTAACTGA
- a CDS encoding 1-acyl-sn-glycerol-3-phosphate acyltransferase, which yields MNARNLDPSLFEDIRPYRDDEVRPALRRLVDDPEMSRVVAHFLLPGMASKLERPLAWLVRQFVRFEFRKANNVRGVQDVIARYLDKAVNRTSCGLSISGLDTLPKNRACLFVSNHRDIAMDPALAILAMYKEGHETSRIAIGDNLLSKQFASDIMKLNKCFVVKRSSGSRREKLTAATTLSNYIHHSIVNDNEHVWIAQRAGRAKDGRDRTNPALAAMFGMAKPKEQPFADFWRELHIVPLSISYEWDPCDRYKARELYITEHQDEYQKEAHEDLGSIAKGVVGQKGHIHAAFGTPIENDFNDVTALAEEIDRQIIGNYVLHPTNLIAYQMIYGEAPALPVGYPAKPWHPDEHQEIREKFEARMAAIDERWRDKAIQAYANPVVSRLAFES from the coding sequence ATGAATGCGAGAAATTTGGATCCCAGTCTCTTTGAAGATATCCGCCCTTACCGGGACGATGAGGTGCGCCCGGCGCTCCGCCGCCTGGTAGACGATCCGGAGATGTCCCGGGTGGTGGCACACTTCCTGTTGCCCGGTATGGCGAGCAAGCTCGAGCGCCCGCTGGCCTGGCTGGTGCGCCAGTTTGTCCGTTTTGAATTCCGCAAGGCCAACAATGTGCGTGGGGTTCAGGATGTTATTGCCCGCTATCTGGACAAGGCGGTCAATCGCACCAGCTGCGGACTCAGCATATCCGGGCTGGATACCCTGCCGAAAAATCGCGCCTGCCTGTTTGTGAGCAATCACCGGGATATCGCCATGGATCCCGCACTGGCCATCCTCGCCATGTACAAAGAAGGGCACGAGACCTCGCGCATCGCCATCGGCGACAACCTGCTGTCCAAGCAATTCGCCAGCGATATCATGAAGCTCAACAAATGCTTTGTGGTGAAGCGCAGTTCCGGCAGCCGCCGCGAGAAGCTGACGGCGGCCACCACCCTGTCCAACTATATCCATCACTCCATCGTCAACGACAACGAGCATGTATGGATTGCCCAGCGTGCCGGCCGCGCCAAAGACGGCCGCGACCGCACCAACCCGGCGCTGGCGGCGATGTTCGGTATGGCAAAGCCCAAGGAGCAGCCGTTTGCAGATTTCTGGCGCGAGTTGCACATAGTGCCGCTGTCCATTTCCTACGAGTGGGACCCTTGCGACCGCTACAAGGCGCGGGAGCTGTACATCACCGAGCACCAGGACGAGTACCAGAAAGAGGCGCACGAAGACCTGGGCAGTATTGCCAAGGGCGTCGTGGGGCAGAAGGGGCATATCCATGCGGCCTTCGGTACCCCGATCGAAAATGACTTCAACGATGTGACCGCACTGGCGGAAGAGATTGATCGCCAGATCATTGGCAATTACGTGCTGCACCCCACCAATCTCATCGCTTACCAGATGATTTATGGTGAGGCCCCGGCGCTCCCGGTGGGCTACCCGGCCAAGCCGTGGCACCCGGATGAGCACCAGGAGATTCGCGAAAAGTTCGAAGCACGCATGGCGGCGATCGACGAGCGCTGGCGCGACAAGGCGATTCAGGCCTATGCCAATCCGGTGGTGTCCCGCCTGGCGTTCGAGTCCTGA
- the nhaC gene encoding Na+/H+ antiporter NhaC has protein sequence MSQTSSSTPANSNTRGSDHRKPSLLDALIPLLVLIALLFLSVFFYGADSSYGPNQIALLLCAGVAALMGMKNGFTWKEMEGGMLHGMSLVFGAILILLAVGALIGSWILAGTVPSMIYYGVQMLSPQWFYAASCIICAVVGLSIGSSWTTAGTLGVALMGIAAALGLNPAITAGAVISGAYFGDKMSPLSDTTNVAAAVTSNDLFLHIRHMLWTTIPAFTIALVIFAAIGLSSDTGHASADDIQKLLGALQEEFRISIVSMLPLALLLFMAWKKIPAYPTLIIGALVGCLIAIIFEPNATRQLAGGEGPLSLLKGAWHSLFDGYKSTSSNEAVASLLSKGGMSSMLNTIWLIISAMAFGGVMERAGFLERIVNWALSGVHSVGGLITSTVLTCFGMNAAAGDQYMAIIIPGRMFREAFEGKGLHGLNLSRTLEDSGTITSVLIPWNTCGAYMSATLGIATFTYAPFALFNIICPLLAIAYGWLHFKQMPLGKQEVLPEAEPAMEETRAS, from the coding sequence TTGAGCCAGACCAGTTCCAGCACACCCGCGAACAGCAACACGCGCGGCAGTGACCACCGCAAACCCAGCCTGCTGGATGCTCTGATCCCCCTGCTTGTTCTTATTGCCCTGCTCTTCCTGTCCGTCTTTTTCTACGGCGCCGATTCCTCTTACGGCCCTAACCAGATCGCCCTGCTCCTGTGTGCCGGTGTCGCTGCCCTGATGGGTATGAAAAACGGCTTTACCTGGAAGGAAATGGAAGGGGGAATGCTGCACGGCATGAGCCTGGTGTTTGGCGCCATCCTGATTCTGCTGGCGGTGGGCGCGCTAATTGGCAGCTGGATTCTCGCCGGCACGGTGCCGTCGATGATCTACTACGGGGTACAGATGCTGTCACCCCAGTGGTTCTACGCCGCCAGCTGTATCATCTGCGCCGTGGTCGGTCTCAGTATCGGCTCCAGCTGGACCACGGCGGGCACCCTGGGTGTGGCCCTGATGGGCATCGCCGCAGCACTGGGGCTGAACCCCGCGATTACCGCAGGCGCGGTCATTTCCGGCGCCTATTTTGGTGACAAGATGTCGCCGCTGTCCGACACCACCAACGTGGCGGCCGCAGTGACCTCCAACGACCTCTTCCTGCATATCCGCCATATGCTGTGGACCACCATCCCGGCATTTACCATCGCCCTGGTCATCTTCGCTGCCATTGGTCTCTCCTCAGATACGGGGCACGCTTCCGCGGATGATATCCAGAAGCTGCTGGGCGCCCTCCAGGAAGAATTCCGCATCTCCATCGTCAGCATGCTGCCGCTGGCACTGTTGCTGTTCATGGCCTGGAAGAAGATCCCGGCCTACCCGACGCTCATCATCGGCGCCCTGGTTGGTTGCCTGATCGCCATCATTTTCGAGCCCAATGCCACTCGCCAGCTGGCCGGTGGTGAAGGCCCACTGAGCCTATTGAAAGGCGCCTGGCACAGCCTGTTCGATGGTTATAAATCCACCTCCAGCAACGAAGCGGTCGCATCGCTGCTGTCCAAAGGCGGCATGAGCAGCATGCTCAATACCATCTGGCTGATCATCTCCGCCATGGCCTTCGGTGGCGTGATGGAGCGAGCGGGATTCCTCGAGCGCATCGTTAACTGGGCGCTCTCTGGCGTACACTCGGTCGGCGGCCTGATTACCTCCACCGTATTGACCTGCTTCGGCATGAACGCCGCCGCCGGCGACCAGTACATGGCCATCATCATTCCCGGGCGCATGTTCCGCGAAGCCTTTGAGGGCAAAGGGCTGCACGGCCTCAACCTGTCCCGAACCCTGGAAGACTCCGGCACCATTACCTCGGTACTTATCCCCTGGAATACCTGTGGTGCCTATATGAGCGCCACCCTGGGCATCGCTACCTTTACCTACGCGCCTTTCGCCCTGTTCAACATCATCTGCCCGCTGCTGGCCATCGCCTATGGCTGGCTGCACTTCAAGCAGATGCCCCTGGGCAAACAGGAGGTTCTGCCTGAGGCCGAGCCTGCGATGGAAGAGACCCGCGCAAGCTAA
- a CDS encoding DUF3549 family protein, protein MTSSPLPPSTLSEFIAAADFNLRWFDLGRRVTPISKKDSDAFEAGTAPWPSPYLRQAWCGLLLWPVTAKQEENAKQEEKKQQKASAEPIVWFLRLPLDEQGKLLLPIRDRFLKQLQQALQPAAAAQPDKDQSRDPGKQLQRALDDSGLMFAPPPERRAVFHAKSARFLKRPASDHYPAAKAYAKDPAAFPWEQLAVQGIADLAMRWKDEQANLANTLPRFATPVLIPLCQCLESEAIDHPLAEPLIRRAEQSLASDQPDINLITAVVRGLSHSPAKGMRQQFLLRLLQSEAATEGEILAAIGSRCCDDLLVPEIAQLWLERLSSSQPQETFNLLLTDLLFLPQLRNVLLGVLRNPERPEPVAKAFGNFLHPGGSS, encoded by the coding sequence ATGACTTCATCTCCCCTGCCCCCCAGCACCCTTTCCGAATTCATTGCCGCCGCCGACTTCAATCTGCGCTGGTTTGACCTGGGGCGGCGGGTAACGCCCATCAGTAAAAAAGACAGTGATGCATTTGAAGCCGGCACTGCCCCCTGGCCCAGCCCCTACCTGCGCCAAGCCTGGTGTGGGCTATTGCTCTGGCCAGTGACTGCGAAGCAGGAAGAGAACGCGAAGCAGGAAGAGAAAAAGCAGCAAAAGGCAAGCGCCGAGCCAATCGTGTGGTTTTTACGCCTGCCACTGGACGAGCAGGGCAAGCTGCTACTTCCGATCCGCGATCGGTTTCTCAAGCAGCTACAGCAAGCACTGCAGCCTGCGGCCGCAGCGCAACCGGATAAAGACCAGAGCCGGGACCCTGGCAAGCAATTGCAGCGGGCACTGGACGATAGCGGCCTGATGTTCGCCCCGCCCCCCGAAAGGCGCGCGGTGTTCCACGCAAAATCCGCCCGCTTCCTGAAGCGGCCAGCCAGCGATCACTACCCGGCCGCCAAAGCCTACGCCAAGGATCCCGCAGCCTTCCCCTGGGAACAACTGGCAGTCCAGGGTATTGCAGACCTGGCGATGCGCTGGAAGGACGAGCAGGCAAACCTGGCAAACACCCTGCCGCGGTTTGCCACACCGGTATTGATTCCCCTCTGCCAGTGCCTGGAGAGTGAAGCCATTGATCACCCCCTGGCCGAGCCGCTGATCCGCCGCGCGGAACAGTCGCTGGCCAGCGACCAGCCCGATATCAACCTGATAACGGCGGTCGTTCGCGGCCTATCACACAGCCCCGCCAAGGGCATGCGCCAGCAATTTCTCCTTCGGTTACTGCAATCAGAAGCCGCTACTGAGGGGGAAATACTCGCCGCCATCGGCAGCCGGTGCTGTGACGACCTTCTGGTACCGGAGATCGCCCAGCTGTGGCTGGAACGACTCAGCAGCAGCCAGCCGCAGGAAACCTTCAACCTGTTGCTTACCGACCTGCTGTTTTTACCGCAGCTGCGCAATGTCCTGCTTGGGGTATTACGCAACCCGGAAAGGCCGGAACCCGTCGCCAAAGCCTTCGGTAATTTCCTGCACCCAGGTGGCAGCTCCTAA